A DNA window from Staphylococcus warneri contains the following coding sequences:
- a CDS encoding copper resistance CopC/CopD family protein, protein MVHIKRYPKIVIALIMICFLSLMPSLMNEASAHATLEKTNPKQNGVVKHMPNEIELEFNEPVNSKYSNITLYNDKGKELGKVKPSTSGWSKTLAFSTDKVGKGTHTIKWQAISADGHEVGDQFEFSVGKVTAKDIDTSNAFYEEPSFWFGVMRYIAEGATIILVGFFWLNRIAQRKQLKSFDLFPKQFGIAFMLMMSYVMALLLYMMTLTSDVVDDILSLNMEVLMQFPFILSSIAMILLYALIIIRNMDRIWYVLVSFVMILTIAMSGHAWSQTFPIWSIVIRTIHIAGMTLWLGALVYLVWYAMIKKSLNQMKTVRSMLFKVNVIAVTMIIISGVLMAIDETNILAIWSNMQTWTTLMLVKIIGTILMMALGFYQTSKALGKRQKVNRMTLITELVIGIILIFIGVMMSQINIPG, encoded by the coding sequence ATGGTACATATTAAAAGGTACCCAAAAATCGTTATTGCTTTAATAATGATTTGTTTTCTTTCGTTGATGCCATCACTGATGAATGAAGCTTCAGCTCATGCAACTTTGGAAAAGACGAATCCTAAACAAAATGGCGTTGTAAAACACATGCCTAATGAGATTGAATTAGAGTTTAATGAACCTGTTAACTCTAAGTATTCCAATATCACATTATACAATGATAAAGGAAAAGAATTAGGTAAAGTGAAACCATCGACGTCTGGATGGTCTAAAACGTTAGCATTTTCAACTGACAAAGTCGGCAAAGGTACACATACAATTAAATGGCAAGCCATTTCGGCCGATGGACATGAAGTTGGAGACCAATTTGAATTTTCAGTTGGTAAAGTTACTGCGAAAGATATAGATACATCTAATGCCTTTTATGAAGAACCAAGTTTCTGGTTTGGTGTTATGAGATATATTGCGGAAGGCGCTACGATTATATTAGTTGGTTTCTTTTGGTTGAATCGTATAGCCCAACGAAAGCAATTGAAGTCGTTTGATCTATTTCCAAAACAGTTTGGTATTGCATTTATGTTGATGATGTCATATGTAATGGCATTATTGCTTTACATGATGACTTTAACTTCTGACGTAGTAGATGATATTTTGTCGCTTAATATGGAGGTTTTAATGCAATTTCCATTTATTTTAAGCTCAATTGCAATGATATTATTATATGCGTTAATCATAATTAGAAATATGGATCGCATATGGTATGTACTTGTTTCATTTGTAATGATTTTAACAATAGCGATGTCAGGTCATGCGTGGTCACAAACATTTCCGATTTGGTCCATTGTGATTAGGACGATACATATAGCAGGTATGACGCTCTGGTTAGGCGCACTTGTATATCTCGTATGGTATGCAATGATTAAGAAATCGTTAAATCAAATGAAGACAGTTCGCTCAATGCTATTTAAAGTAAATGTGATTGCGGTAACGATGATTATCATTTCAGGTGTGTTAATGGCAATTGATGAAACCAATATTTTGGCGATTTGGTCAAATATGCAAACATGGACAACATTAATGTTAGTTAAAATCATCGGTACTATACTTATGATGGCATTAGGATTTTATCAAACTTCAAAAGCACTTGGTAAACGTCAAAAAGTCAACCGCATGACATTGATTACAGAATTGGTAATAGGGATCATACTTATTTTTATAGGTGTTATGATGAGTCAAATTAATATTCCAGGTTAA
- a CDS encoding YcnI family protein, translated as MFKKLISMSFILFFALGLFKVADAHVTLNPNESEPKSYDKYDVRVPVEQNDNTVKVELTVPKGVNLENVAPVDGFKHSFEKDKKGNITKVTWKATGKGIGPNEFIEFPIVAANPDKEGSFKWKAVQTYDNGDVVKWDGKEDSEHPAPITTVKKGANPSGSHSDQSSTTSGSTIALWIVSIVAILLSLIAIFKKSRK; from the coding sequence ATGTTTAAAAAATTAATATCAATGAGTTTTATTTTATTTTTTGCATTAGGGTTATTTAAAGTAGCAGATGCACATGTCACATTAAATCCTAATGAGAGTGAACCTAAATCATATGATAAATATGACGTACGTGTTCCTGTAGAACAGAATGACAACACAGTTAAAGTAGAGTTAACAGTACCCAAAGGTGTGAATCTTGAAAATGTAGCGCCGGTTGATGGGTTTAAGCATTCTTTTGAAAAAGATAAAAAGGGAAACATCACAAAAGTAACATGGAAAGCAACTGGAAAAGGTATAGGTCCAAATGAATTTATAGAATTTCCAATTGTAGCCGCTAATCCTGACAAAGAAGGCAGTTTTAAATGGAAAGCTGTTCAAACGTATGATAACGGTGACGTCGTTAAATGGGATGGAAAAGAAGATAGTGAACATCCTGCACCAATTACAACTGTGAAAAAAGGTGCAAATCCAAGTGGTTCACATAGTGATCAATCATCAACTACAAGTGGTAGTACGATTGCATTATGGATAGTATCTATTGTCGCAATTTTACTTTCATTAATTGCGATTTTTAAGAAATCACGTAAATAA
- a CDS encoding DUF2871 domain-containing protein translates to MRRLLYSFLIYMIIGLFSGFYYRELTKAHHFTGDTQLSLVHTHTLILGMFMFLLLLPLEKVFKLSSYYLFNWFFVIYHIGVLVTIGMMTVKGTYQVIGKTVPASFPGFAGMGHTAMLAALLILFFLLRQAIIKEPRD, encoded by the coding sequence ATGCGCAGATTATTATACTCATTTTTAATTTATATGATTATTGGGTTATTTAGTGGTTTTTATTATAGAGAATTGACTAAAGCTCATCATTTTACGGGTGATACACAATTATCATTAGTCCATACACATACATTAATTTTAGGTATGTTCATGTTCTTATTATTACTACCTTTAGAAAAGGTCTTTAAATTAAGTAGTTATTATTTATTTAATTGGTTTTTCGTGATTTACCATATTGGTGTATTAGTTACAATTGGTATGATGACGGTCAAAGGTACATATCAAGTCATTGGTAAAACTGTTCCAGCATCTTTCCCTGGTTTTGCAGGAATGGGACATACGGCAATGTTAGCCGCATTATTAATACTATTTTTCTTATTAAGACAAGCTATTATTAAAGAACCGAGAGATTAA
- a CDS encoding NAD(P)/FAD-dependent oxidoreductase, whose protein sequence is MEDVTIIGGGPAGLFASFYSGLRGMSVRIIDVQDKLGGKMQVYPEKIIWDIGGVAPKPCYQVIEDMIQQGLHFNPKVNLNERVIDIRKKEERHFEVETEKGHIFHSKSVIFAIGGGIINPKPLNIKGAERYQLTNLHYVVQSFARFKGKDVLISGGGNTALDWARDIAQIANSVTVIFRKPEVSGYEAMTKVLEDLNVRLIPHTQISELIGNEEDKYIHQVKLENVENGDISIASFDDVIISHGFDHENPLLKDCTSQFELYDEYRVKGFGNTTTNIPGIFACGDIVHHEAKVHLIASAFSDAGNAANLAKTYIQPDAPTEGYVSSHNDIFKESNKDIINQYLF, encoded by the coding sequence ATGGAAGACGTTACAATTATAGGTGGCGGTCCAGCAGGGTTGTTTGCAAGCTTTTACTCTGGTCTAAGAGGGATGTCTGTGAGAATCATAGACGTGCAAGATAAATTAGGTGGAAAGATGCAAGTTTACCCAGAAAAAATCATATGGGATATAGGTGGTGTAGCACCGAAACCATGTTATCAAGTTATAGAAGATATGATTCAACAAGGGTTACATTTTAATCCTAAAGTGAATTTAAATGAACGTGTCATAGATATTAGAAAAAAGGAGGAAAGACATTTTGAAGTTGAAACTGAAAAAGGTCACATCTTCCATTCTAAATCAGTCATTTTTGCAATCGGTGGTGGCATTATAAATCCCAAACCATTAAATATCAAAGGGGCAGAAAGATATCAACTGACGAACTTACATTATGTCGTGCAATCATTTGCTAGATTCAAAGGGAAAGATGTTCTTATTTCTGGTGGTGGCAACACTGCATTAGATTGGGCACGCGATATTGCTCAAATTGCGAACAGTGTGACAGTTATTTTTAGAAAACCAGAAGTGTCTGGATATGAAGCAATGACTAAAGTCCTAGAGGATTTAAATGTAAGATTGATACCACATACACAAATTAGTGAACTAATAGGTAACGAAGAAGATAAGTATATTCACCAAGTTAAATTAGAAAATGTAGAGAATGGTGATATTTCAATAGCTTCATTTGATGACGTCATTATTAGCCATGGCTTTGATCATGAGAATCCGTTATTAAAAGATTGTACATCGCAATTTGAACTATACGATGAATATCGTGTTAAAGGTTTTGGAAATACAACTACTAATATTCCAGGTATCTTTGCGTGTGGTGACATTGTACATCACGAGGCAAAGGTTCACCTGATTGCGAGTGCTTTTAGTGATGCAGGTAACGCGGCCAATCTTGCTAAAACATATATTCAACCAGACGCTCCAACGGAAGGCTATGTTTCAAGTCATAATGATATTTTCAAAGAATCTAATAAAGACATTATCAATCAATATTTATTTTAA
- a CDS encoding GNAT family N-acetyltransferase gives MVDIKHLAPSVEDYLKLRIDAGLSAKSIEAAQRGLPNACFNVTLYHDSSLIGMGRIVGDGGTALQIVDIAVHPDYQGQGYGRTIMEHIMQYVHDNAVKGTYVSLMADYPADKLYEKFGFQSTEPHSTGMYILF, from the coding sequence ATGGTAGATATTAAACATTTAGCACCGTCTGTAGAAGATTATTTAAAATTAAGAATAGATGCGGGATTGAGTGCCAAGTCCATCGAAGCGGCTCAAAGAGGACTACCTAATGCTTGTTTTAATGTCACTTTATATCATGATTCGTCATTAATAGGTATGGGTAGAATCGTTGGAGATGGAGGAACAGCACTTCAAATTGTGGATATTGCTGTCCATCCAGATTATCAAGGACAAGGGTATGGTCGTACAATTATGGAACACATAATGCAATACGTTCATGATAATGCAGTGAAAGGTACTTATGTAAGTTTAATGGCGGATTATCCCGCTGATAAATTGTATGAAAAATTTGGTTTTCAATCTACAGAACCACATTCAACTGGAATGTATATTTTATTTTAA
- a CDS encoding acryloyl-CoA reductase — translation MTEEFMAYVVDRDDEGKVSADFKQITIDDLPEGDVLIKVHYSSINYKDALATQDRNAIVKQYPMVPGIDLSGEIVESNAPGHYVGDKVIVTSYDLGVSQFGGFSEYARVKSEWIIDLPEDLTLEEAMIYGTAGYTAGLAIERLETEGLTIEKDNVLVRGASGGVGMLSVLMLDKLGYDVVASTGRKDATDKLKTLGAKEVIDRLPEYDGKALGSRTWQAAIDPVGGESLANIINKLDNNGSIAVIGMTGGTQFESSVFPLILRGISILGVDSVFTPIKLRKLVWRRLAKDLKPKQLHDIKEVIAFDDLPNGIERAMNHQHMGRIVVDFGVK, via the coding sequence TTGACAGAAGAATTTATGGCTTATGTCGTAGATAGAGATGATGAAGGAAAGGTCTCTGCAGATTTTAAGCAAATCACTATAGATGATTTACCTGAAGGGGATGTGCTTATCAAGGTACATTACTCCAGTATTAACTATAAAGATGCATTAGCTACCCAAGATCGAAATGCGATTGTTAAACAATATCCAATGGTGCCAGGTATTGATTTATCGGGGGAAATTGTAGAATCTAATGCCCCAGGTCATTATGTTGGGGATAAAGTTATTGTGACAAGTTATGATTTAGGTGTGAGTCAATTCGGTGGATTCAGTGAATATGCTCGTGTGAAGAGTGAATGGATTATCGATTTACCTGAAGATTTAACTTTAGAAGAAGCTATGATTTATGGTACTGCTGGTTACACAGCTGGTTTAGCTATTGAGCGTTTAGAAACTGAGGGATTAACAATAGAAAAGGATAATGTATTAGTTAGAGGTGCCTCTGGTGGCGTTGGTATGTTATCAGTCCTAATGTTAGATAAATTAGGTTATGATGTTGTTGCTAGTACTGGGCGTAAAGATGCAACTGACAAATTGAAAACATTAGGTGCCAAGGAAGTTATTGATCGTTTACCTGAATATGATGGTAAAGCATTAGGTTCAAGAACTTGGCAGGCTGCTATAGATCCAGTTGGTGGCGAAAGTTTAGCTAATATCATCAATAAGCTTGATAATAATGGTAGTATAGCCGTTATCGGAATGACTGGTGGCACTCAATTCGAAAGTTCTGTCTTTCCACTTATTTTAAGAGGTATCAGTATATTAGGTGTTGATTCTGTCTTTACTCCAATTAAACTACGCAAACTCGTATGGCGTCGTCTTGCTAAAGATTTAAAACCAAAACAATTACATGATATTAAAGAAGTTATTGCGTTTGATGACTTACCAAATGGTATTGAACGCGCAATGAATCACCAACACATGGGCCGAATTGTTGTCGATTTTGGTGTTAAATAA
- the efeO gene encoding iron uptake system protein EfeO gives MKKLPVILLTSSLLLAACGNNSDSGKDNSSKSSNNSENKAELKEATKKYEKYTDKQLDEFLKGTQQFVDAIDNNDMDKAKELYPKVRMYYERSEPVAEAFGDLDPKIDARLADMKEEKKEKEWSGYHKIEKQLYQDNTIDDTTKKDAQQLLKDAKELHAKADTLDITPKLMLQGSVDLLNEVSTSKITGEEEIYSHTDLYDFKANIEGAQKIYELFKPTLEKKDKKLSADIQKNFDKVNELLDKYKDGDGYKSYNDVTKKDRKALSDAVNSLGEPLSKMAVVTE, from the coding sequence ATGAAGAAATTACCAGTAATTTTATTAACGTCGTCTTTACTTTTAGCAGCATGTGGCAATAACAGTGACAGTGGTAAAGATAATTCTAGTAAGAGTAGTAATAATAGTGAAAACAAAGCTGAATTAAAAGAAGCTACTAAAAAATATGAAAAATATACTGATAAACAATTAGATGAATTCTTAAAAGGGACTCAACAGTTTGTAGATGCGATTGACAATAATGATATGGATAAAGCGAAAGAATTATATCCTAAAGTACGTATGTATTATGAACGTTCAGAACCTGTTGCAGAAGCATTTGGTGATTTAGATCCCAAAATTGATGCACGTTTGGCAGATATGAAAGAAGAAAAGAAAGAAAAAGAATGGTCTGGTTACCATAAAATAGAGAAACAATTATATCAAGATAACACAATAGACGATACAACTAAGAAAGATGCACAACAATTATTAAAAGATGCTAAAGAGCTACACGCTAAGGCAGATACATTAGATATTACACCTAAGTTAATGTTACAGGGGTCAGTAGATTTATTAAATGAAGTATCAACGTCTAAAATTACTGGTGAAGAAGAAATTTATTCTCACACAGATTTATATGACTTCAAAGCTAATATCGAAGGTGCACAAAAGATTTATGAATTATTCAAACCAACATTAGAGAAAAAAGATAAAAAATTAAGTGCTGATATTCAAAAGAACTTTGATAAAGTGAATGAATTACTTGATAAATATAAAGACGGAGACGGATACAAATCTTATAACGATGTAACTAAGAAAGATAGAAAAGCACTTTCAGATGCAGTGAATTCTTTAGGAGAACCACTAAGTAAGATGGCTGTGGTTACAGAATGA
- the efeB gene encoding iron uptake transporter deferrochelatase/peroxidase subunit, whose translation MSKVDNQSSSSVSRRSFLKMMGIGGAGVVIGASGAGSVFSFKSMFDTPEDEEKDAYEFYGKVQAGITTPTQKTCNFVSLELKSKDKSAIKDMFKQWTKMAANMTDGDAVEKDSKNPLLPPVDTGEAIGLGASKLTLTFGVSKSFMKKLGLSDKIRKDYKDLPHFPNDQIDEDYSDGDIMIQACSNDEQVTFHAVHNLIRPFRDLVKVKWSQNGFVSVKGKETPRNLMAFKDGTVNPRKTNEYKDYVFINDGWAKNGTYCIIRRIQIHIETWDRTALEEQEATFGRKRGSGAPLTGKKEFDELDLKAKDSTGEYVIPEDAHARLAREAKTSIKRRAYNYTAGTNEKTGNLETGLLFISFQKSPQQFIDIQNHLGHKDKLNEYITHRGTATFIVLPGVQKGGYLGETLFN comes from the coding sequence ATGAGTAAAGTAGATAATCAATCATCGTCATCTGTTTCAAGACGCTCATTTTTAAAAATGATGGGTATTGGTGGAGCTGGCGTTGTCATTGGCGCAAGTGGAGCAGGAAGTGTATTTTCATTTAAGTCAATGTTTGATACACCAGAAGATGAAGAAAAAGATGCATATGAATTTTATGGCAAAGTACAAGCAGGCATAACAACACCAACTCAAAAAACATGTAATTTTGTATCATTAGAACTTAAATCTAAAGATAAAAGCGCCATTAAAGATATGTTTAAACAATGGACTAAAATGGCGGCAAATATGACTGACGGCGATGCAGTCGAAAAGGATAGTAAGAATCCTTTATTACCGCCCGTTGATACTGGCGAAGCAATTGGTTTAGGCGCTAGTAAATTGACTTTAACATTTGGTGTGAGTAAATCATTTATGAAAAAGCTAGGTCTTTCTGACAAAATACGAAAAGACTATAAAGATTTACCACATTTTCCAAATGATCAAATAGACGAAGACTATAGTGATGGTGACATCATGATTCAAGCTTGTTCTAATGATGAGCAAGTGACATTTCATGCTGTACATAACTTAATACGTCCGTTTAGGGATTTAGTCAAAGTAAAATGGTCACAAAACGGATTTGTATCAGTCAAAGGTAAAGAAACACCAAGAAATCTAATGGCGTTTAAGGATGGTACAGTTAATCCGCGTAAAACGAATGAATACAAAGATTATGTCTTTATTAATGACGGTTGGGCTAAAAATGGCACATATTGTATCATTCGACGTATTCAAATTCACATCGAAACATGGGATCGTACTGCATTAGAAGAACAAGAAGCTACTTTCGGTAGAAAAAGAGGTTCAGGTGCACCGTTAACAGGTAAAAAAGAATTTGATGAGTTGGATTTAAAAGCTAAAGATAGTACAGGAGAATATGTCATTCCAGAAGACGCCCATGCACGATTGGCAAGAGAAGCGAAAACTTCAATTAAAAGACGTGCGTATAATTATACTGCGGGTACTAACGAAAAAACTGGCAATTTAGAAACAGGATTATTATTTATTAGTTTCCAAAAATCACCACAACAATTTATTGATATACAGAATCATCTAGGTCATAAAGACAAATTGAATGAATATATTACGCATAGAGGTACTGCTACATTTATCGTATTGCCAGGCGTACAAAAGGGAGGCTACCTAGGTGAAACACTATTTAATTAA
- a CDS encoding FTR1 family protein produces MKHYLIKIVVILMIGLSIFRFTPAHAESASMSETYVAITDAKSTIADKDKSQSDKAKALKDVKKEIKALKINNDSKEGKQVNSKLKEVEHASSDDAKADKLGELTKALIAYENQQSSKDASGKIKELQQAVDAKDAPMKKAIKDKNHSELQSLNNDLNSIWTSNETVIRNYDDGKYGQIEVNLMQLRVAIQKEPLDTDKVKSAWSTFKNSIDTVDQKQSDSDSDKYKVTQLNEELDKAIAGINDNDLDKADASLSQFVKIWPYVEGKIQTKNSSLYTKIEDKIPYYQSILDQSNKDRVKKGLQELNSEIKDTVGQGEYSFVDVMIIFLREGIEVLLIIMTLTTMTRKVKDVKGTSSVVGGALLGLILSIGLGITFIYTIGNNGVVREGMEAILGIVAVVLMYVVGIWMHRRSNAQRWNEMIQSMYNNAMSNGNLILLGTIGLISVLREGVEVIIFYMGMIGSITTKDFILGIGLAIIILIIFAFAFRFIVKLIPVRFIFRVLSILIFVMTFKMLGVSIQKLQLLGYMPQHSIEGLPTLSWIGFYPSVETIIAQVILIILILGFVLYNRKK; encoded by the coding sequence GTGAAACACTATTTAATTAAAATAGTTGTGATATTAATGATTGGGCTATCTATTTTCAGATTTACACCTGCACACGCCGAATCAGCCTCAATGAGCGAAACATATGTTGCGATTACTGATGCGAAATCGACAATTGCAGATAAAGATAAAAGCCAATCTGATAAAGCTAAAGCATTAAAAGACGTTAAAAAAGAAATTAAAGCGTTAAAGATTAATAATGATAGCAAAGAAGGCAAACAAGTTAATAGTAAGTTGAAAGAAGTAGAACATGCTTCATCAGACGATGCTAAAGCAGACAAACTTGGTGAACTGACTAAAGCACTTATAGCTTATGAAAACCAACAATCTTCTAAAGACGCTTCAGGAAAGATTAAGGAATTACAACAAGCAGTTGATGCTAAAGACGCACCAATGAAAAAAGCCATCAAAGATAAAAATCACTCAGAACTACAATCATTAAACAATGATTTAAATTCGATATGGACGAGTAATGAAACAGTCATTCGAAATTATGATGATGGTAAATATGGTCAAATTGAAGTTAATTTAATGCAACTAAGAGTTGCCATTCAAAAAGAGCCACTAGATACTGACAAAGTTAAATCTGCATGGTCAACGTTTAAGAACAGCATTGATACCGTTGATCAAAAGCAATCAGATTCAGACTCAGATAAGTATAAAGTTACTCAACTCAATGAAGAATTAGATAAAGCGATTGCTGGTATCAATGACAATGATTTAGATAAAGCAGATGCATCCTTATCGCAATTTGTTAAAATCTGGCCATATGTCGAAGGTAAAATTCAAACTAAAAATAGTAGTTTATATACTAAAATAGAAGATAAAATTCCTTACTACCAAAGTATTTTAGATCAATCTAATAAAGACCGTGTGAAAAAAGGGTTACAAGAATTAAATTCAGAAATCAAAGATACGGTCGGACAAGGTGAGTATTCATTTGTAGATGTCATGATTATTTTCCTACGTGAAGGTATCGAGGTATTATTAATTATCATGACTTTAACTACGATGACACGTAAAGTTAAGGATGTTAAAGGAACGTCAAGTGTAGTAGGCGGTGCCTTATTAGGTCTTATTTTAAGTATTGGACTAGGTATTACCTTTATCTATACGATTGGTAATAATGGCGTCGTAAGAGAAGGTATGGAAGCTATTTTAGGTATCGTAGCAGTGGTATTAATGTATGTTGTTGGTATTTGGATGCATCGAAGATCAAATGCCCAACGTTGGAATGAAATGATTCAGAGCATGTATAACAATGCGATGAGTAACGGTAATTTAATATTACTGGGTACTATTGGATTAATTTCAGTATTACGTGAAGGTGTCGAAGTCATTATCTTCTATATGGGAATGATTGGTAGTATTACTACAAAAGATTTTATTCTTGGTATAGGATTAGCAATCATAATATTAATTATCTTCGCATTTGCATTTAGATTTATCGTGAAACTTATTCCTGTACGATTCATATTTAGAGTACTGTCTATCTTAATATTTGTCATGACATTTAAAATGTTAGGTGTAAGTATTCAAAAATTACAATTATTAGGCTATATGCCTCAGCATAGTATTGAAGGATTACCAACATTAAGTTGGATTGGTTTCTACCCAAGCGTTGAAACAATTATTGCTCAAGTCATATTAATCATACTTATCCTTGGGTTTGTTTTATACAATCGTAAGAAATAA
- the tatC gene encoding twin-arginine translocase subunit TatC, producing the protein MNNQNNSTLLDHFTELRQRLVRILIAFIVATVITYLTSHWWVKPFLHYIKRSNVTLHTFSFTETIQIYIMIIFTVALCIIAPLIFYQLWAFIAPGLHQHERKFIYKYSIFCAVLFILGVIFAFFIGFPLIINFSINLSDALSIEPIIGLKAYLEELIRWLLVFGFLFQIPVLFLGLAHFGLIDPRQLGTYRKYIYFACFVVASIIAPPDLVLNLLLTLPLILLFEFSMLIAKITYKQQNISNEV; encoded by the coding sequence GTGAACAATCAAAATAACTCGACATTATTAGACCATTTTACTGAACTACGACAACGATTAGTACGTATACTGATTGCCTTTATTGTCGCAACAGTGATAACTTATCTGACGTCACATTGGTGGGTTAAACCCTTTTTACATTATATAAAACGGTCTAATGTGACGTTGCACACATTCTCGTTTACCGAAACTATACAAATTTATATTATGATTATATTTACGGTCGCACTTTGCATTATTGCACCACTGATTTTCTATCAACTATGGGCATTTATCGCACCAGGCTTACATCAACATGAACGCAAATTCATCTATAAATATAGTATCTTTTGTGCAGTTCTTTTTATTCTTGGCGTTATATTTGCCTTTTTTATTGGTTTCCCACTGATTATTAATTTTTCAATTAACTTATCAGATGCCCTTAGTATCGAACCAATCATAGGTTTAAAAGCGTATTTAGAAGAACTCATAAGATGGCTACTTGTCTTTGGGTTTTTATTCCAAATACCAGTACTATTTTTAGGATTAGCACATTTTGGTTTAATTGATCCGCGCCAATTAGGTACTTATCGTAAATATATTTATTTTGCATGTTTTGTAGTTGCTAGTATCATTGCACCACCTGATTTAGTACTTAATTTATTATTAACGTTACCTTTAATTCTTTTATTTGAATTTAGTATGCTCATCGCCAAAATCACATATAAACAACAAAACATCTCGAACGAAGTCTAA
- the tatA gene encoding twin-arginine translocase TatA/TatE family subunit codes for MENLFVLGITGPTSLVIISIIALIIFGPTKLPQFGRAIGSTLKEFKSAAEHMDDDSTDTPSKASKSQREQSK; via the coding sequence ATGGAAAATTTGTTTGTATTAGGAATTACTGGACCTACAAGTCTTGTCATCATTAGTATTATTGCCTTAATCATTTTTGGACCGACGAAATTACCACAATTTGGACGTGCTATTGGGTCGACTTTAAAAGAATTTAAATCCGCAGCTGAACACATGGATGACGATTCTACAGACACACCCAGTAAAGCATCAAAATCACAACGTGAACAATCAAAATAA